From the Gallaecimonas mangrovi genome, one window contains:
- a CDS encoding 2-hydroxyacid dehydrogenase, which translates to MSLALIAPGRDGKAFADCLHQLQPGLDIQVWPHLSSPDTVEFAVCWQPPADAFKPLTKLKVVQSLGAGVDGLAPLLPPGVTLCRTVSEHLKRDIRDYVLLAILANQRQWQTLAQQQRHQQWQQTPYRRTGTVGVLGLGELGRFVAEQLAQWGFSVKGWSRTPKVISGISCFAGIKTLGDFAGELDYVVCLLPLTEQTQGLLNRDLFQKLKKAAYLIHAGRGAQLIEADLLEALANGQLSGACLDVFNQEPLPRQHPFWRHPQITITPHTASITSSQDLAAAVYQNYLAMHHGKALNHVVDQTQGY; encoded by the coding sequence TTGAGCCTAGCGCTAATAGCGCCAGGGCGTGATGGCAAAGCGTTTGCCGACTGCCTTCACCAACTGCAGCCAGGGCTGGACATTCAAGTTTGGCCGCATCTTAGCTCCCCTGACACCGTCGAATTTGCGGTCTGCTGGCAGCCACCAGCAGATGCTTTTAAACCGCTAACCAAGCTAAAGGTGGTGCAAAGCCTTGGCGCGGGTGTCGATGGCTTAGCACCGTTATTGCCGCCAGGCGTGACCTTATGCCGTACCGTTAGCGAACATTTAAAGCGCGATATACGCGATTACGTATTACTGGCCATTCTCGCCAACCAGCGCCAATGGCAGACACTGGCTCAACAGCAACGGCACCAACAATGGCAGCAAACGCCTTATCGCCGCACTGGCACTGTGGGGGTGCTCGGTTTAGGCGAGCTTGGCCGTTTTGTAGCAGAGCAGCTTGCGCAATGGGGCTTTAGCGTCAAAGGCTGGAGCCGAACCCCGAAAGTGATAAGTGGTATAAGCTGTTTTGCCGGTATTAAGACTTTGGGTGACTTTGCTGGCGAACTTGATTACGTTGTCTGCCTGCTACCGTTGACAGAACAAACCCAAGGCTTGCTAAACCGCGATTTATTTCAAAAACTTAAAAAAGCAGCCTATCTTATTCATGCAGGTAGAGGTGCCCAGCTTATTGAAGCTGACCTACTCGAGGCCTTAGCTAACGGCCAACTCAGTGGTGCCTGCCTTGACGTATTTAATCAAGAACCCCTACCCCGCCAGCACCCGTTCTGGCGGCATCCACAAATAACGATAACGCCGCATACTGCCAGTATTACCAGCAGCCAGGATTTGGCCGCGGCGGTTTACCAGAATTATTTAGCTATGCACCACGGCAAGGCGCTTAACCACGTCGTCGACCAGACACAAGGTTATTAA
- a CDS encoding TerC family protein encodes MEWVTDPSAWAALATLTLLEIVLGIDNIIFISVLVGRLPEQQRQKGRLMGLGLAMVTRILLLLCLSWVMGLTNPWFHIGSLAITGRDSILILGGLFLIWKSTHEIHNSLEGEDENPSAPRSAAFVATLVQIAIIDIVFSLDSVITAVGLAKHLEVMIIAIVLSVAVMMIAAKAIGDFVDRHPTIKMLALSFLILVGFTLTVEGFGMEIPKGYVYFAMAFSLAVETLNIRARKHKSQAVHLRKKPPGEKR; translated from the coding sequence ATGGAATGGGTAACCGACCCTAGTGCTTGGGCGGCTTTAGCAACCTTAACGTTGCTGGAGATCGTGCTCGGCATCGACAATATTATTTTTATTTCGGTGCTGGTAGGACGCTTGCCGGAGCAGCAGCGGCAGAAAGGCCGCTTAATGGGCTTGGGTTTAGCCATGGTAACCCGCATTTTGCTGTTGTTGTGCCTGTCCTGGGTGATGGGGTTAACCAACCCCTGGTTTCATATTGGCAGCCTGGCCATTACCGGTCGCGACAGCATTTTAATTCTCGGCGGCCTGTTTCTGATTTGGAAAAGCACCCATGAAATTCATAACAGTCTGGAAGGGGAAGACGAAAACCCTAGCGCTCCCCGGTCGGCGGCTTTTGTGGCAACCTTGGTGCAAATTGCCATTATCGATATCGTTTTTTCCCTCGATTCGGTGATCACCGCCGTTGGCTTGGCCAAGCATTTAGAAGTGATGATCATTGCCATTGTGCTGTCGGTCGCGGTGATGATGATTGCCGCCAAGGCCATTGGCGATTTTGTCGACCGCCACCCCACCATCAAAATGCTAGCCCTGTCATTTTTGATTTTGGTGGGCTTTACCTTGACCGTGGAAGGTTTTGGTATGGAGATCCCCAAAGGCTACGTTTACTTTGCCATGGCATTTTCATTGGCCGTGGAAACGCTCAATATCCGTGCCCGCAAGCATAAAAGCCAAGCGGTGCATTTAAGGAAAAAACCACCCGGTGAAAAGCGTTGA
- the argE gene encoding acetylornithine deacetylase: protein MQKLPDLPHMFNRLLSLPSVSATDPALDTGNKAVIEQLAQWCETLGFKVTLQPLGHNKMNLWAELGSGPGGLLLAGHADTVPFDEGRWNKNPLAMTEKDGKWYGLGATDMKGFFALVLSALSDMDLTNLKAPLRIAATADEETSMDGARKLAEANPFQPALTLVGEPTELKPIGRHKGHISAGIRITGKSGHSSDPGAGLNAMELMHGVLGDLIVLKHELAERYCDHHFAVPHPTLNLGHIHGGDNANRICGCCDLHIDMRPLPGMSIPELEGLLKDKLANVEKAHPGVLHWQHLHDPCPSFVSPDGPWKSEVSNFLGLPVESANYATEAPFFASLGSEVLVLGPGSIRQAHQPDEYMEMAQFKPAMALVQNMVKRLCLT, encoded by the coding sequence ATGCAGAAATTACCCGACTTGCCCCACATGTTTAATCGGCTTTTATCGTTGCCATCGGTTTCGGCAACCGATCCAGCCTTAGATACCGGCAATAAAGCCGTTATAGAACAACTGGCCCAATGGTGCGAAACACTTGGCTTTAAGGTGACTTTACAACCCTTAGGTCACAATAAGATGAACCTGTGGGCAGAGTTGGGTTCAGGCCCAGGGGGGCTGCTGTTGGCAGGCCATGCCGACACCGTGCCCTTCGATGAGGGCAGATGGAATAAAAATCCACTGGCCATGACCGAAAAAGACGGTAAATGGTACGGTTTGGGTGCCACCGATATGAAAGGCTTTTTTGCCCTGGTATTGTCAGCGCTCAGTGACATGGATTTAACTAACCTCAAGGCGCCGCTGCGTATTGCCGCCACCGCCGATGAAGAAACCTCCATGGACGGCGCCCGCAAGCTGGCTGAGGCCAATCCCTTTCAACCGGCCTTAACCTTGGTGGGTGAGCCCACCGAGCTCAAACCCATAGGCCGCCATAAAGGGCACATCAGTGCCGGTATTCGCATTACAGGTAAAAGTGGCCATTCGTCCGACCCCGGTGCTGGCCTCAACGCCATGGAACTGATGCACGGCGTACTGGGCGACCTTATTGTGCTTAAGCATGAACTGGCCGAACGTTACTGTGACCATCACTTTGCGGTGCCGCACCCTACCCTCAACCTCGGCCATATTCATGGCGGCGATAATGCCAACCGTATTTGTGGTTGCTGCGATCTGCATATTGATATGCGGCCGCTACCCGGCATGAGCATTCCCGAACTGGAAGGGTTGCTAAAGGACAAACTGGCCAACGTCGAAAAGGCACACCCTGGCGTGCTGCATTGGCAGCATCTGCATGACCCTTGCCCGTCTTTTGTCAGCCCTGACGGCCCCTGGAAAAGCGAAGTCAGCAACTTTTTAGGGCTACCGGTGGAATCGGCTAACTACGCCACCGAAGCCCCTTTCTTTGCCAGCCTCGGTAGTGAAGTGCTGGTGTTGGGGCCAGGCTCCATTCGTCAAGCACACCAACCTGATGAGTACATGGAAATGGCCCAGTTCAAACCGGCAATGGCGCTGGTGCAGAACATGGTCAAGCGGCTCTGTCTCACGTAA
- the argC gene encoding N-acetyl-gamma-glutamyl-phosphate reductase: protein MLNTLIIGGAGYTGQELCKLVTSHPELTLTHVFASAGSKNAGEPLPLGINGVIEDGDPDAIASAAKDAQVILLATPHEASAELVPVLKEHSDALIVDLSGGFRLAAAAYPKWYGFEHPSQALLASAAYGLVGWNDDAIKAAKLIAAPGCYPTASLLALKPLMKAGLINGLPIINATSGVSGAGKSNKPHTQFCEVSLFAYGVLGHRHQPEIAQHLGCDLLFTPHLGAFDRGILATITVPVKAGTTQAKLDALYNDCYGEHPSVHLTGDLKKKAPAIKNVAYTPYAQIGWAVDEERNLVVLSSAIDNLLKGAASQAVECINTHFGFKLRPLPGYGWETL, encoded by the coding sequence ATGTTAAACACCCTCATTATCGGCGGAGCCGGTTACACAGGCCAAGAACTGTGTAAATTAGTGACCAGCCACCCCGAACTCACCCTGACTCATGTCTTTGCATCAGCCGGTTCTAAAAACGCGGGCGAACCACTGCCGTTAGGTATTAACGGTGTGATTGAAGATGGTGACCCTGACGCTATTGCCAGCGCCGCCAAAGACGCTCAGGTTATTTTGCTGGCCACGCCCCATGAAGCCTCTGCCGAATTGGTACCGGTATTAAAAGAACATAGCGATGCGCTTATTGTCGACTTATCTGGCGGCTTTCGGCTGGCAGCGGCGGCTTACCCTAAATGGTATGGCTTCGAGCACCCGTCTCAAGCATTACTGGCGAGTGCAGCATACGGCCTAGTCGGTTGGAATGACGACGCCATTAAGGCTGCCAAACTGATAGCCGCCCCCGGTTGCTACCCAACGGCAAGTTTGTTGGCGTTAAAGCCGCTGATGAAGGCGGGTCTTATTAACGGCCTGCCTATCATCAATGCTACTAGCGGTGTTTCCGGCGCCGGCAAGTCAAACAAACCCCATACGCAATTTTGCGAGGTTAGCCTGTTTGCCTATGGTGTTCTGGGCCACCGCCACCAACCTGAAATAGCGCAGCATTTAGGGTGCGACTTGTTGTTTACGCCGCATTTGGGCGCTTTTGACCGTGGCATTTTGGCCACTATTACCGTGCCGGTTAAAGCCGGTACCACGCAGGCCAAGTTAGACGCCCTCTACAACGACTGTTACGGCGAGCACCCCTCGGTGCATTTAACCGGCGATCTGAAGAAAAAAGCCCCTGCCATCAAGAACGTTGCGTACACCCCTTATGCGCAAATTGGCTGGGCGGTGGATGAAGAGCGCAACCTGGTGGTGTTGTCTTCCGCCATCGACAATTTATTAAAAGGCGCTGCATCGCAAGCCGTTGAGTGCATAAATACCCATTTCGGATTTAAGCTGCGGCCGCTGCCGGGCTATGGTTGGGAGACACTATGA
- the argB gene encoding acetylglutamate kinase, with the protein MNPLVIKIGGAALDSGEVLEQLLSAIVAIKERPVVLVHGGGDRVDQVLKQAGIVPRKLNGKRITDEASLPLVVGTLAGEINKTLAAKMRALGGQSVGLSLADGIAVAVPAGEEWGAVGVLAEGSDILLSLLLQGGFIPVVSSIAASKDGDLLNINADEAAAKVAELLDAELVLLSDVSGVLDANGSLIASLTASEIQALKDEGVITGGMVVKVDAALFAAKKLGRAVRLASWRDTQSINNAESSTGTLIAP; encoded by the coding sequence ATGAACCCGCTGGTTATTAAAATTGGTGGTGCGGCGCTGGATTCTGGCGAGGTGCTGGAACAGTTACTCAGTGCCATTGTTGCCATCAAAGAGCGGCCAGTGGTGCTGGTGCACGGCGGTGGCGACCGTGTCGACCAAGTGCTGAAGCAGGCGGGCATAGTGCCGCGTAAATTAAACGGCAAACGTATCACCGACGAAGCAAGCCTGCCGCTGGTGGTGGGAACCCTGGCCGGTGAGATCAATAAAACCCTGGCGGCAAAAATGCGTGCTTTGGGTGGCCAGTCGGTTGGCCTTTCCCTGGCGGATGGTATTGCCGTTGCGGTGCCCGCTGGCGAAGAGTGGGGCGCGGTCGGGGTGCTGGCCGAAGGTTCAGACATCTTATTGTCGTTGCTACTGCAAGGTGGCTTTATTCCGGTAGTGAGCTCCATCGCTGCCAGTAAGGATGGGGACCTTTTGAATATCAATGCGGACGAAGCGGCGGCGAAAGTGGCCGAGCTATTGGACGCAGAACTCGTTTTATTGAGTGATGTATCAGGTGTGCTTGATGCTAACGGCAGCCTGATCGCCTCGTTAACCGCCTCGGAAATCCAGGCCCTAAAAGATGAGGGCGTGATCACCGGTGGCATGGTGGTAAAAGTGGACGCAGCGCTGTTTGCTGCGAAAAAACTGGGCCGCGCCGTGCGCTTAGCGTCTTGGCGCGATACCCAGTCCATTAACAATGCCGAATCAAGTACCGGGACCTTGATCGCACCCTGA
- the argF gene encoding ornithine carbamoyltransferase, whose translation MKHLLTDYDWTESELKALLQKAATVKAKPADYAQALAGKSVAMIFEKPSLRTRVTFELGAQQLGALVVYLDQSHGAIGKREPVGDFAQNLSCWVNCIVARTFSQATIDELADKGSVSVINALSDRFHPCQGLADMLSLYEVFGKLDGIKLAYVGDGNNVTHSLMVLSKLLGVEMVIVTPKGCEPAADIIEATGFKVTDDLAALEGVDAIYTDTWVSMGDDKDPEAVLKTFLPYQVNSEMMKKSGAKAFMHCLPAYRGKEVTTEVLEGPQSIVMRQAENRLHVQKAVYLKLLKED comes from the coding sequence ATGAAACACTTACTGACTGACTATGACTGGACCGAAAGCGAACTCAAAGCGCTTTTGCAGAAAGCGGCAACCGTAAAGGCCAAGCCGGCTGACTATGCCCAGGCTTTGGCTGGCAAGTCGGTGGCAATGATTTTTGAAAAGCCGTCATTACGTACCCGCGTCACCTTTGAATTGGGCGCCCAACAGCTGGGCGCCTTGGTGGTCTACCTTGACCAGAGCCATGGCGCTATTGGTAAACGCGAACCGGTGGGGGATTTTGCCCAGAACCTGTCGTGCTGGGTGAACTGCATTGTTGCCCGAACCTTTAGCCAAGCCACCATTGACGAGCTGGCCGATAAAGGCTCGGTGTCGGTGATTAATGCGCTGTCTGACCGTTTCCACCCCTGCCAGGGGCTGGCGGATATGCTCAGCCTTTACGAAGTTTTCGGCAAGCTTGACGGTATCAAATTGGCCTACGTTGGTGACGGTAATAATGTCACCCACTCGCTGATGGTATTGTCAAAACTGCTGGGTGTGGAAATGGTGATTGTCACTCCCAAAGGCTGTGAGCCGGCGGCGGATATTATTGAGGCCACTGGCTTCAAGGTGACCGACGACCTTGCCGCTTTGGAAGGGGTAGATGCTATTTACACCGATACCTGGGTTTCCATGGGAGACGATAAGGATCCGGAAGCGGTCTTAAAGACCTTCCTGCCTTACCAGGTCAACAGCGAAATGATGAAAAAATCCGGTGCCAAGGCCTTTATGCACTGCTTGCCTGCGTATCGCGGCAAGGAAGTGACCACTGAAGTGCTCGAAGGCCCACAGTCGATTGTGATGCGCCAGGCCGAGAACCGCCTGCACGTTCAAAAAGCCGTTTATTTGAAGCTTCTTAAAGAGGATTAG
- a CDS encoding argininosuccinate synthase has translation MSVSKVVLAYSGGLDTSAIVPWLKENYDCEVVAFVADVGQGAEELEGVEAKALASGASECHIVDLKEELANEYIWPMLKAESIYEDDYMLGTSVARPVIAKAQVAVARKVGADALAHGCTGKGNDQVRFESCFAALAPDLQVIAPWREWTMRSREELLNYLSERNIPCSASLTKIYSRDANLWHISTEGGELEDTWTTAGVNCWAWTVDPKEAPDAAEVVELDFEAGVPVALNGNKLSGANLIETLNAIAAAHGVGRVDIVENRLVGMKSRGCYETPAGTVLLAAHQALSHLVLDKVCSQHLKYLGLQFAQLLYDGRWFTPLRESIVAGVESLNKELTGKVKVELYKGRATVLGSESANSLFSEAFATFGADEVYNQKDAAGFIRLYSLPSRIKALKKEGK, from the coding sequence ATGTCTGTATCCAAAGTGGTATTGGCCTATTCTGGCGGTCTCGACACCTCGGCCATCGTGCCGTGGCTGAAAGAAAACTATGACTGCGAAGTGGTTGCCTTTGTGGCCGATGTAGGCCAGGGCGCAGAAGAGTTAGAAGGCGTTGAAGCTAAAGCCTTGGCTTCTGGTGCAAGCGAATGCCACATCGTTGATTTGAAAGAAGAGCTGGCCAACGAATATATCTGGCCGATGCTCAAGGCTGAGTCCATCTACGAAGACGACTACATGCTGGGTACCTCTGTTGCCCGCCCGGTTATCGCTAAAGCCCAAGTGGCCGTTGCCCGTAAAGTTGGCGCCGATGCCCTGGCGCACGGTTGTACCGGTAAAGGTAACGACCAGGTGCGCTTTGAGTCTTGTTTCGCGGCGCTGGCGCCTGATCTGCAAGTGATTGCGCCTTGGCGTGAATGGACCATGCGTAGCCGTGAAGAGCTGCTTAACTATCTGTCTGAGCGCAACATTCCTTGTAGCGCCAGCCTGACTAAAATTTACAGCCGTGACGCCAACCTGTGGCATATCTCCACCGAAGGCGGTGAGCTGGAAGACACCTGGACCACTGCCGGTGTTAACTGCTGGGCCTGGACTGTGGATCCCAAGGAAGCCCCGGACGCCGCTGAAGTGGTTGAACTGGACTTTGAAGCCGGTGTACCGGTTGCCCTTAATGGCAACAAACTGTCCGGTGCTAACCTGATTGAAACCCTTAACGCTATTGCGGCGGCCCACGGTGTTGGCCGGGTTGATATCGTTGAAAACCGTCTGGTAGGGATGAAATCTCGTGGCTGCTATGAAACCCCGGCGGGTACCGTGCTGCTAGCCGCGCACCAGGCACTGTCACACCTGGTGCTGGATAAAGTCTGTTCCCAGCACCTTAAGTACCTGGGCCTGCAGTTTGCGCAGCTACTTTATGACGGACGTTGGTTCACCCCATTGCGTGAATCCATTGTTGCCGGTGTCGAGAGCCTTAACAAAGAACTGACCGGTAAAGTGAAGGTTGAGCTTTACAAAGGCCGCGCAACGGTATTGGGCAGCGAGTCTGCTAACAGCCTGTTCTCCGAAGCCTTTGCAACCTTCGGTGCCGATGAGGTTTACAACCAGAAAGATGCGGCTGGCTTTATCCGTCTGTACAGCCTGCCTTCTCGCATCAAAGCACTGAAAAAAGAGGGTAAATAA
- the argH gene encoding argininosuccinate lyase has translation MAALWGGRFEQGASEAFARFNASLPIDWRFWAEDIQGSQAWAGALAEVGVLTQSEAEALQGALGKLAGQLANDPSPLHESSEEDIHSFVESWLINEVGDLGKKLHTGRSRNDQVATDFRLWCRKTARQLLAEVYQTLEIMAALAEREHITLMPGYTHLQRAQPVTFGHWVMAYAEMLERDAERLEDAIRRINVCPLGCGALAGTAYPIDREKLASTLGFDRAARNSLDAISDRDFVLELLQVASTSGLHLSRMAEDLIFFGTGEAGFVKFSDTVSSGSSLMPQKKNPDALELIRGKSGRIFGSMAGFAMTVKALPLSYNKDLQEDKNGLFDALDTWSDCLLLTREVLATIEVNKEACAKAAAGGYSNATELADYLVAKGIPFREAHHMVGVLVRMAIEQQLPLEALPLADMKQVSALIEDDVYPALDLMAALEKRCAQGGVSLVRQQEAIKAFYGRLAAKAVRRATLEDVDAIAKLIGHWAGEGENLPRSREDIIHSIQDFVVADVDGQVAGCASLYIYSTGLAEIRSLGLNESAHGKGLGQAMVQILMDEAKSLKLRRVIVLTRVAGFFDKQGFKVIFKDTLPEKVMKDCKLCPRQDNCDEIAMEHRL, from the coding sequence ATGGCAGCGCTCTGGGGAGGTCGTTTTGAGCAGGGGGCCAGCGAGGCCTTCGCGCGGTTCAATGCCTCTTTGCCGATCGATTGGCGATTCTGGGCCGAGGATATCCAAGGCTCCCAGGCCTGGGCAGGCGCCTTGGCCGAAGTGGGTGTACTGACCCAGAGCGAAGCTGAGGCCCTGCAAGGGGCCCTTGGCAAACTGGCAGGTCAGCTGGCCAATGACCCAAGTCCGCTGCATGAAAGCAGCGAAGAAGATATTCACAGTTTTGTGGAGTCTTGGCTCATCAATGAGGTGGGCGATTTAGGTAAAAAGCTGCACACCGGGCGTTCCCGTAACGACCAGGTGGCAACCGATTTTCGCCTCTGGTGCCGTAAAACCGCGCGCCAGTTGTTGGCCGAGGTTTACCAAACCTTGGAAATCATGGCGGCACTTGCCGAACGCGAACACATTACCTTGATGCCGGGTTATACCCATCTTCAGCGTGCCCAACCGGTGACCTTTGGCCACTGGGTGATGGCTTATGCCGAAATGCTGGAGCGGGATGCCGAGCGCTTGGAAGATGCGATTCGCCGCATCAATGTCTGCCCACTTGGCTGTGGCGCCTTGGCGGGAACGGCTTATCCCATTGACCGTGAAAAGCTGGCCAGCACCCTTGGTTTTGACCGTGCGGCGCGCAACAGCCTGGACGCCATTTCCGACCGCGATTTTGTGTTGGAGCTGCTGCAGGTCGCCTCTACCTCAGGTTTGCACCTGTCACGCATGGCGGAAGATTTGATTTTCTTCGGCACCGGTGAAGCCGGCTTTGTGAAGTTCTCTGATACGGTCAGCTCCGGCTCGTCGTTAATGCCGCAGAAAAAGAACCCTGATGCCCTTGAGCTTATCCGCGGTAAAAGTGGCCGTATTTTTGGTTCCATGGCCGGCTTTGCTATGACGGTGAAAGCCTTGCCGCTGTCTTACAACAAAGACCTGCAGGAAGATAAAAACGGCCTTTTTGATGCGTTGGATACCTGGAGCGACTGCTTGCTGCTTACCCGTGAAGTGCTGGCCACCATTGAGGTAAACAAGGAAGCCTGTGCTAAGGCGGCGGCTGGTGGTTATTCCAATGCCACCGAGCTTGCCGATTATCTGGTGGCTAAAGGTATTCCTTTTCGCGAAGCACACCACATGGTTGGCGTGCTGGTGCGGATGGCTATCGAGCAACAACTGCCACTGGAAGCCTTGCCCTTAGCCGACATGAAGCAAGTGTCAGCGCTGATTGAAGACGATGTTTATCCGGCCTTGGACTTGATGGCGGCGTTGGAGAAACGCTGCGCCCAAGGCGGGGTGTCTTTGGTTCGCCAACAAGAGGCCATTAAAGCCTTCTACGGCCGTTTGGCGGCGAAAGCGGTGCGCCGGGCTACCTTGGAAGACGTGGATGCCATTGCCAAGCTGATTGGTCACTGGGCCGGTGAAGGTGAAAATCTGCCCCGCTCCCGTGAAGACATCATTCACTCTATCCAAGACTTTGTGGTGGCAGATGTTGATGGGCAAGTGGCGGGTTGTGCCAGCCTCTATATCTATTCAACGGGCCTGGCGGAGATACGGTCGCTTGGGCTGAATGAAAGTGCCCATGGTAAAGGCCTTGGCCAAGCCATGGTGCAAATTCTGATGGATGAGGCCAAGTCACTAAAGCTGCGGCGGGTCATTGTACTGACCCGAGTCGCCGGCTTCTTCGACAAACAGGGTTTCAAAGTGATTTTCAAAGATACTTTGCCCGAAAAGGTCATGAAAGATTGCAAGCTTTGTCCAAGACAGGATAACTGTGACGAAATAGCGATGGAGCACCGGCTCTAA
- a CDS encoding ATP-binding protein translates to MSLLLLGYGLDQMWVYTHSSPAPTTSQKELVSLLLSDLSEKPIALWQGYFHHNRIKAEIVSAKDLPQHAAVSDHQILPLVKDRKHYLLTALGGQLLLLGPYDSLQDKSSYCLPIMLFVMLTVIVVMCLWPLSQELKYLNNATQDFGQGKWHKRLPLKHLDYLSELACSFNLMAGRIERLLADQALMTRAVSHDLRLPLSRLRFAVAMNGHGPFDASIRKELNYLDQIVSHWSQFHELESVDAITKQVIELGPFLSRLLQNQGINLHPSLPDTLYADPHLLTRCLQNLLDNAQRFAFKRIYIGWEDNYLFVEDDGPGFNLEEKSKATELYFRGKKSNSDSLHLGIGLAMCQRIMELHNGSVILDDSPLGGARVKLRFPKA, encoded by the coding sequence ATGTCGTTGTTGCTGCTGGGGTATGGCTTAGATCAAATGTGGGTTTACACCCACTCCAGCCCTGCACCAACAACCAGTCAAAAAGAGCTGGTCAGCCTGCTGCTATCGGATTTGTCTGAAAAGCCCATCGCCCTTTGGCAGGGCTATTTTCATCACAACCGCATCAAGGCAGAAATCGTCAGCGCCAAGGACTTACCACAGCACGCCGCGGTGTCAGACCACCAAATTCTACCGTTGGTCAAAGACCGTAAGCATTACCTGCTAACCGCCTTAGGTGGCCAGCTGTTGCTTCTGGGACCCTATGACTCGTTGCAGGATAAGAGCAGCTATTGCCTACCTATCATGCTGTTTGTGATGCTGACGGTGATAGTAGTGATGTGTTTATGGCCGTTAAGCCAGGAGCTCAAATACCTCAACAATGCGACCCAAGATTTTGGTCAGGGCAAGTGGCATAAAAGGCTACCACTCAAACACCTTGATTACCTTTCCGAACTGGCATGCAGTTTTAACCTGATGGCGGGCCGTATTGAACGTTTGCTTGCTGATCAGGCACTGATGACTCGGGCCGTTAGCCACGACTTAAGGTTGCCCCTTTCTCGGCTGCGCTTTGCCGTTGCCATGAATGGCCATGGCCCCTTTGATGCATCCATCAGAAAAGAGCTTAATTACCTGGATCAAATCGTTAGCCATTGGAGCCAATTTCATGAGCTTGAATCCGTCGACGCTATCACCAAGCAAGTGATAGAGCTTGGCCCCTTTCTAAGCCGGCTTTTGCAAAACCAGGGCATCAACTTACACCCCTCTTTGCCCGACACCCTTTATGCCGACCCCCACCTGTTGACGCGTTGCCTGCAAAATCTACTAGACAATGCCCAACGCTTTGCCTTTAAACGCATTTATATCGGCTGGGAAGACAATTACCTGTTCGTGGAAGACGACGGTCCCGGCTTCAATTTAGAAGAGAAAAGTAAAGCCACAGAGCTTTACTTTCGCGGGAAAAAGTCCAACAGCGACTCATTGCACTTGGGGATTGGCCTGGCCATGTGCCAACGGATCATGGAATTGCACAACGGCTCTGTCATTCTGGATGACTCTCCCCTTGGCGGTGCCCGAGTTAAGCTACGATTCCCCAAGGCATAA
- a CDS encoding response regulator transcription factor, whose amino-acid sequence MKINRAKGRLLLVEDDRALAKLIQLYLTEQGYFVHWESHGGRVPMLVQELQPDLLLLDLLLPDVDGFALCGQVAQLFDGPIIILSALGNSRDQIQGLKFGASDYVVKPVDPELLMARIESQLRRDRLKTKRSHSRLVFGQLIIDADTRSVTLENRPVKLTSGEFALLWALASDAGKVLSRDYLYQALLGFPYDGSDRKLDQRVSRLRRKLGDESEMPTRIKTIWGHGYLFAPNSWQ is encoded by the coding sequence TTGAAAATCAATCGCGCCAAAGGCCGATTGCTATTGGTCGAAGATGACAGAGCCCTGGCGAAACTGATCCAACTCTACCTCACAGAGCAGGGCTATTTTGTTCATTGGGAAAGTCATGGCGGTAGAGTGCCAATGTTGGTGCAGGAACTGCAACCAGACCTGTTATTGCTCGACTTGTTGTTACCCGATGTAGACGGTTTCGCGTTATGTGGCCAGGTTGCCCAACTCTTTGACGGGCCGATCATCATCCTTTCAGCCTTGGGTAATAGCCGCGATCAAATACAAGGTCTTAAATTTGGGGCATCCGACTATGTGGTGAAACCTGTCGACCCGGAGCTGCTGATGGCCCGCATTGAAAGCCAATTAAGACGCGATCGCCTTAAAACCAAGCGCAGCCACTCACGCCTTGTTTTTGGGCAGCTCATCATTGATGCCGATACTCGCTCAGTTACCCTTGAGAACAGGCCTGTGAAGCTCACCAGTGGCGAATTTGCCCTGTTGTGGGCCCTGGCCAGTGACGCTGGCAAAGTACTTAGCAGAGATTATCTCTATCAAGCGCTGCTGGGGTTTCCTTACGACGGCAGTGACAGAAAACTGGACCAGCGGGTGTCTCGGCTTAGACGCAAACTCGGTGATGAATCCGAGATGCCTACCCGAATCAAAACGATTTGGGGCCACGGATATCTTTTTGCACCCAATTCCTGGCAATGA